One segment of Dolichospermum sp. DET69 DNA contains the following:
- a CDS encoding glycosyltransferase family 4 protein yields the protein MKILVLSWEFPPRIVGGIARHVAELYPELIKLGHDIHLITPEFGPASLYEVVEGIHIHRVEVPASNDFFHWVVNLNEKMGEYGGKLLAEKGPFDLIHAHDWLVGDAAIALKHTFKIPLITTIHATEHGRYNGIHNDTQRYIHDKEYTLAENAWRVIVCSEYMRQELQRSLNLPGDKIDVIYNGIRPEKKIHHGNFHAQDFRRQFAADYEKIVYYLGRMTYEKGVPVLLNAAPKVLSEMGGNVKFVIVGGGNTDHLQRQAWDLGIWDKCYFTGFLADEYLDKFQTIADCAVFPSFYEPFGIVALESFASRVPVIVSDTGGFPEVVQHTRTGITTLVNNADSVAWGILEVLQNPNYCQWLVDNAYADLEKRFSWPKLSKQTEMVYERVVNERVEIVW from the coding sequence ATGAAGATATTAGTGCTGAGTTGGGAATTTCCACCGAGGATAGTTGGCGGAATTGCTCGTCACGTTGCTGAGTTGTACCCGGAATTAATTAAGTTAGGCCATGATATCCATCTGATTACACCAGAATTTGGGCCAGCATCCTTGTATGAAGTGGTGGAAGGAATTCATATCCACCGTGTAGAAGTACCTGCCAGTAACGATTTTTTTCATTGGGTGGTGAACTTAAATGAGAAGATGGGAGAGTATGGCGGTAAGTTATTAGCAGAAAAGGGGCCATTTGATCTGATTCATGCCCATGATTGGTTAGTTGGTGATGCGGCGATCGCTCTCAAGCATACCTTTAAAATTCCCTTAATTACCACAATTCACGCCACAGAACATGGACGTTATAACGGTATTCACAATGATACCCAACGCTATATTCATGATAAAGAATATACACTAGCCGAAAATGCTTGGCGGGTGATTGTTTGCAGTGAATATATGCGTCAAGAATTGCAGCGATCGCTAAATCTTCCTGGTGATAAAATTGACGTAATTTATAATGGTATTCGCCCAGAAAAGAAAATCCATCATGGGAATTTTCATGCTCAAGATTTTCGCCGTCAATTTGCCGCAGATTATGAAAAAATTGTTTATTATCTTGGTCGTATGACCTATGAAAAAGGCGTACCAGTATTACTTAATGCTGCTCCCAAGGTGCTTTCGGAAATGGGGGGTAATGTTAAGTTTGTCATAGTCGGTGGTGGTAATACTGACCATCTCCAACGTCAAGCTTGGGATTTAGGAATTTGGGACAAGTGTTACTTTACTGGTTTCCTTGCTGATGAATACTTGGATAAATTTCAAACCATCGCGGACTGTGCAGTTTTCCCCAGTTTTTATGAACCCTTTGGTATTGTTGCCTTAGAGAGTTTTGCCTCTCGCGTGCCAGTGATAGTTTCCGATACTGGTGGTTTTCCTGAAGTAGTTCAACATACAAGAACGGGAATTACCACTTTAGTAAACAACGCTGACTCTGTAGCTTGGGGAATTTTAGAAGTTTTGCAAAACCCAAATTACTGTCAATGGTTGGTAGATAACGCTTATGCAGATTTAGAAAAAAGATTTAGCTGGCCAAAATTAAGTAAGCAAACAGAAATGGTTTATGAAAGAGTAGTTAACGAGCGAGTAGAAATTGTTTGGTAG
- a CDS encoding Type 1 glutamine amidotransferase-like domain-containing protein, with translation MTKAFLNTSRRLQNAKNSLLKMVNRIIDRITAKLRRFFQDIIADSQTPTSKPAYQLPKLAGPVHNLGGGGPDVDDAIQWMINQVRGSSNSDNKVNVLVIRAAGNDDYNQLIYRMRGVKYVETLIIRNRQEANRTDIFDKVRNAGVIFFAGGDQCEYIRHWKNTKLEVAIKSVYDRGGAIGGTSAGAMIQSEYVYDSCACEDSIETHEALDDPYGNITFTYNFFQWKHLRGTIIDTHFDERKRMGRIMVFIARQIQDGVSTKALGIAISEQTSLLVDKYGIAKVMGKGSAYFVLGDHSPEICQKGIPLTYHDYKIWRVPKGDTFDLNKPPSRGYYFRSVKRGKFDSDPY, from the coding sequence ATGACAAAGGCATTCCTAAATACATCCAGGCGTTTGCAGAATGCAAAAAACAGCTTGTTGAAGATGGTAAACCGAATCATAGACCGGATAACAGCCAAGTTAAGGCGGTTCTTTCAGGATATCATCGCCGATAGCCAGACTCCCACCTCTAAACCAGCTTATCAATTACCTAAATTAGCTGGTCCTGTTCATAACTTAGGTGGTGGTGGTCCTGATGTTGATGACGCTATTCAATGGATGATTAATCAAGTTAGAGGCAGTAGTAACAGTGACAATAAAGTTAATGTTTTAGTCATTCGGGCTGCTGGTAACGATGATTATAATCAGCTAATCTATCGCATGAGAGGTGTTAAATATGTAGAAACTCTCATTATTCGTAACCGTCAAGAAGCCAACAGAACAGATATTTTTGATAAAGTCAGAAATGCTGGCGTAATTTTCTTTGCTGGTGGTGATCAATGTGAATATATTCGCCACTGGAAAAACACTAAATTAGAAGTTGCTATCAAGTCAGTTTATGATCGGGGCGGCGCTATTGGGGGTACAAGTGCTGGGGCAATGATTCAAAGTGAATATGTTTATGATTCTTGTGCTTGTGAAGATAGCATTGAAACTCATGAAGCCCTTGATGATCCCTACGGTAATATTACCTTTACCTATAACTTTTTCCAGTGGAAACATTTGCGCGGAACTATCATTGATACCCACTTTGATGAACGCAAAAGAATGGGAAGAATTATGGTTTTTATTGCCCGACAAATTCAAGATGGTGTCTCTACAAAAGCCTTAGGTATAGCAATTAGTGAACAGACATCTTTACTAGTTGATAAATACGGTATTGCCAAGGTTATGGGTAAAGGTTCAGCCTATTTTGTTTTAGGAGATCATTCCCCAGAAATTTGCCAAAAGGGAATTCCTCTCACCTATCACGACTACAAAATTTGGAGAGTTCCCAAAGGTGACACATTCGACTTAAATAAACCACCGTCACGAGGTTATTATTTCAGGAGTGTGAAGCGCGGAAAATTTGATTCAGATCCTTATTAA
- a CDS encoding type II toxin-antitoxin system VapC family toxin — MGISYLIDTHILLWWLFDDPKLDNTCRKIISNPDHRIFVSSVSAWEIATKYRIRKLPEAKEIVEQYSQILHQARFIELNITSAHALRAGNLPIAHRDPFDRMIMAQAELEILPLITYDKAFQTGLIQIIPESK, encoded by the coding sequence ATGGGAATAAGCTACCTAATTGACACTCATATACTATTATGGTGGCTTTTTGATGATCCAAAACTTGACAACACCTGTCGAAAAATTATTAGTAACCCAGATCATCGTATTTTTGTTAGTAGTGTTTCTGCTTGGGAAATTGCCACTAAATACCGCATCAGAAAACTACCAGAAGCAAAAGAAATTGTGGAGCAATATTCACAGATATTACATCAAGCAAGATTTATCGAACTTAATATTACTTCAGCCCATGCACTCAGAGCAGGAAATCTACCAATTGCCCATAGAGATCCCTTTGATCGGATGATTATGGCTCAAGCTGAGTTGGAAATATTACCTCTGATTACTTATGATAAAGCCTTTCAGACGGGGCTAATTCAGATTATTCCTGAAAGTAAGTAA